A stretch of DNA from Odontesthes bonariensis isolate fOdoBon6 chromosome 5, fOdoBon6.hap1, whole genome shotgun sequence:
ACAATCATCGCTGTCCCGCCGCCATGATCGCGCTGCAGTCCAAGTGGCGCTACCTGTTCATGTTCCTGGGCATCCAGCTGGTCGTCATGGCGCTGCTGTCCCGGGAGGGATACCACAAGAGGGTCAACTACTTCATCCGCATCTTCCGCAAGACCGACACCACGGGCCCGCCGCTCCGCAACCGCACGGCGTCCGGCGTCGTGGGAGGGGACGTCTACGCCAACCTGTCGCATCTGTCCAGAGCGCACGGCCACGGGGACGACATGCCTTACTGCCCAAAGACCTCCCCTTTCATAGGTGAGCGTCGTCCCAGTTTCACTCTAAACTGGGTGCCGAACAGGCTTTCCTTTCGTAAAAGGCGTCCGTAGATCAGGTTCAGGGGCGGGACTAAAGACGTGCACGCTTCTTCCTGCAGATATTCGATGTTTAAGATCACCGGCGGTCCtggttggggatctaaacgactactttctcgcctgaaaatgtttcaaatgttgctaaagtgtacagagtttagagcttaagcgaaatcagcttcaggccggctgatttcggctcgggcaggagcgagatgcattgtgggtaaacgctctgcatactgtctgatcgagtagtttgtagtttgtagtaggcggtttcgaacacagccaaagagtcCCGATCAGCGGCGGTCCTGGCTAGAACCATCCCTTGcctgcgcccccccccccccccccaaaaaaaaagacttcccccgccaccaacacaacaacatattatattatttgtattattttattatatatatatatcatcttAAATGCAAAAAGAtaccacatgtagcttacaaaatgccatgtcaGTGTATgttagaagttatttaagttatttaatttagcatatagTTTATTAATGTTTactaatgtttattcactatttttattttatttattttattctattctatttgcttgtttttactttaattgtttacatatattttactgtatgctgctgcaacacaacaatttcccaaattgagatgaataaagtacttatctattaatctatctatctatagctcataacaataaaaataatccacAGTCGGGACTTCTTgttgttgcaaacacaaaccagaccaggctgcctttgggtgaaattagctgcatgacatgatgcctgaattctaattctagttcagcaaaactaaaaatcaaacacagtcgtggctaatagcaacatgttagcaagaggctaacagatagcctttAGCCTACGTCACTGATAGAAacctgcatccctttatcttctgcccgtttctcctcttcttctcttcttctctttctaaactgggcacctgatggcttctttgctctttcaccatgatgatgatccatgatgactccacattattacctttgcttttcccattaacgccgtccgttCAGCCGTCAAccaaccggagtcacgtgacgtaaacacattcagggagatgactgcacagatttattattttctttacatttttcacataacccagttaattCCATGAAGGTATTTGGGtctatgttcattttaggagtgaaatacagtttattagGATTGGAAGCAGCTTGTGttgtggcctgggatcagtctaCCATCTTTTGAGtgcgccctgggcggtcgcccacattgcccatagcaaagGGACCGTCCCTGTTTAAGATGAAAATGAACGGCTCAGGAGCTCTGAAGTTGGTCCTCATCTTTCCCGGCGACGTCGGCCGGTTTCCCACCTTTTCGGTCGAAGGCGTTTGTAGAAGGTGTCGGATCTAACATCCTTGAAGGAGCCTGACGTCCTGTTTTAGCGGACAGGGATCCGCATCCTGTTTGACTTGCTGACGTCAGAATCTCTCTGTTTGTGGTCATTCCCTGACCTGCTGAGCTGCTGATTAAAACCCTTATTTTATAATCTCAGGAATTAACCGGCTCGGTTGTGTGCTAATGGTGTTTGAGTTGCATTCGTGGTGACATCAGTGttggtttttggtttgtttctctgcaAACATGGATTCAAACGGTCGTTGTTTAACAATGAGGCGGATCAAACAAGGGGAGGATGAATGGTGATGTTGTCCTGACTCAGGTCATCTGTACTTTAACCTGATTAGTGAGGAATCCATCAGCACACTTCTGATTACCGACTCTGGAAGCGGCAGAGTTCCTCTTTTAGAAACGGATCTGTTAAAGTGTCACATGGGCTCCAAAACTCCTTTTTTATCTTTCCTGATTACCTCCGACGctatcatttgttcccatttctttagctgcatctgtgaaaaacagcttcatagtttcaacttttttgtacatttacattaaaactgctttcagttaccaaaagagtcaaattaatataagaaattcagtttaaaaaaatcctaatcccaaaataatgaatgttatcacgtctaaaagtagaaaaaaacgagacaataataagaattatatgttattcaacatcaagaaaaagtaaataagattcaatttaaagcttaaaaagaaatataagatataatctaatgactaattatggagcaattaatataaattacgTGATTAAACCGTTTTATggcaccagaaatgaataatctagaagctctttgtgggttttagactggaattaagatttgttcccatttctttagctgcctgtgtgaaaaacagcaaagataacacagtgtgacagacagaaaacaggatttctgcagcaacaaggtgattcccaaagagctgttagctgaaaacttggcaaatctcagcatggtgtgcagcgtgtccttaaaacatttgaggaaactggacaaaatAAATGTACTGTACCTAAACATGAGTAATAAAACTGTTCTTTTTGCAGAAAagttcaagattaaaacactgaATTTCAGTTAGTTAAGATTCAAATGATCCCACAGGACAAAAGTGAGGAAAGTTTATGCTTTTATACATAATGACataataactgggtcagataaagcgtctctgtTGGGTCAGACAGGCCTGGGACAGTAGATTCACGCCTAAAACAACTCGCACTAATTTTATCTCATCCACAGAACATGATGAAGGCTGCTCATGTCACTAAAAACTgtcctctgtgagataaaggtgaatataagtatgaaatgtttccagGTGTCGGGGCTCGGGCTGACAGATCTCCTGCTATACTTCACCTGTGACCAGGTTTTTGTTTATACGTATGTATAtttattataaatatataataatgaataataatattTATTCTAATAATAACTATTTTCTaaaaaattttttatattttataaatataattttttttatttatacaaatatataaaaatattttttatttaaatatttttttattgatgtgTATACAAGAGTAACAGAGGCACTTGCATATAGCGGTATAAAATGGTGTTGTCATTAAACATGTTTGTATACACCCTGAGATTTAGattatatttttatgttttaagaaCAAACAGTCAAAAAAAACGGCCAAATAGATTATACAATGAAAAAGGATTTATGTCATAGTCTGTTTAAGATGATTAAACTGTCCGCATAAACATAACagataaattacataaataatagaaagaaaaataaataaataaaaagaaagaaggggGAGGGGGTTAGGGTAAAAAGTCCATAAATGGCTGCTGTTTGCTGTAAAAATTGCTCAAGTTTCTTCTACTTCAATATCTAATTTTCTCTACTGAAATGACTCTTTGATCCATTGTGTGCTGGAAGGAGCTGTTCTGGATTTCCAATTCAGACGGAGGTGGCGTTTAGCGATTACAGGAGGTAAAAGCTGTTACTTCCAATTCTTTAGTGGAGTATAGGGTATAGTTTTCTGGAAGAGCAAAAATGCCAGTGTGTGCTGATACTAATACTTTGTTTGACTTGAGATTTCTGCAGCTTGTTTTTGGGCTTCCactgaaagaatcgggctaacatcCGTCAGTTTGTTCCACACCCTTGTTACATTTCACCCCGGCTGTAGGATCCTGTTAGATACAGCTTTGCATGCCGTGTGGAAGCAGGCGTCCATCATGGTGAAGGTCATGTTTGATTTCCTGAGTCTCTCTGAGGCGTAACCACACCTGCTGTCAGCAGCTGAACAGAAACCAGCTGAAGGTGCtctgaaatcaaatcaaaatcaaatcagttttatttgtatagcacatttcatgtccaaatcTACGGAAGCTTGTTGCATTCacttacaggaaaaaaaaaaaaaaactccggttTTTCTTTCTAAGTtatttttgggtttgtttttcagggtaattttttctgtttttctttctaaattatttttgggtttgtttttctggctatttttttctgtttttctgggtaatttttttctgtttttttgcagtaatcttttctgttttttcgtggaatttttttctgtttttttggcctattttttctgcttttcctgGTAATTTTTCTGGctatttttgtctgtttttcatggattttttttctgtttttctggccatttttttctgggtttttttgcggtaattttttctgtttttctggctattttttttctgtttttcgcggtaatttttctgtttttcgcgGTAATTTTTTCtggctatttttttctgtttttcgtggtaatttttttctgttttttggggggtatttttttctgtttgtcatgGTAatgttttctccctgtttctcgGGGTAATTTTTTTCGGAAATATCGAGATACTTTGAAATCCCGCGAGATTATCCAGCCTGCAAGTGACTCCGGTGGACCTAAGGTggctcctaaccctaacccgccCATCCCTGCCCCGTCTTGAACACTTTGAAACACTGCTATGTCTAGGAGATCTGAACGGGTTCTACCATCTACATGACTTAAAGACGGGACTGTCTCCCAGTGTCTTAAACCCAGGTCAAAGTAAAACTTGATTAAACTAAACAAACCAGTCACGTTTGCTTCCATTAAATCGAGCCCTCATAAAGAAATGAATGCGTTGAATGTTGCtttctaaactaaaaaaaaaaaattaccacgaaaaacaaaccaaaaaataaattcgACAGAAAaaccagagtttttttttattattattattattattattatttttattatttttttagtgAATGCAATATGCTTccgtacaaaacaattcaaagtgcttcacataaaataaaagcattgcagcagggagtgtaagaagcattaaaaatgcataaaagaatataaagagaaagaaataaaatcattttaattcattttaaaaacaagcaacagtccagataagttcaaagatatcctgcagatttcatgcatcaacacatgagaaaagaaatgtttttaacctggatttaaaaatgtcttaaaaATGGCATTTTCCCATCACAACACCACCCTGGAACTGGCTTTTCCTGTCCCCGTGCTGCCAAAGTGAACGTACGAGCAGTTTGCGCTCAACAAGCTGAGTTTAGGGCTTCCCCCCGAGCTTTGTGGAGCAGATTCTTTGTACATTTGACTGCTCTTTGCATCGGACTCGGAGGGAACTCTTCAATCTCCCGCCGTCCTACCACAGCGTTTGCATCTGCTCCATTAAGCGAGCTGCTTCCTGCTGGTACTGACCACAGGCTTTAATGTGTGTTCGCAGGCGGGCCGATCCACGTCAGCTTCCCTTCGGGCCTCACTCTGGCGGAGGTCCAGAGGAAGAACCCGCTGGTGGTGCGCGGAGGACGCTACAGGCCGCCGGACTGCTTGGCCAGGCACAGGACGGCCATCATCATCCCCCACAGACACCGAGAGCACCACCTCAAGTTCCTGCTCTACTACCTGCATCCCTTCCTGCAGCGGCAGCAGCTCAGCTACGGGATATACGTCATTCACCAGGTGAGACTGCGGGAAATCAGTGTTTGGTGCACCGTTTACCCCCCTAAAAAGAACGGAGAGGCCTGTTGTTTTCATCCCAGTTATACTTCAGCTGTGAGACACAAcaacaatcaatcaatcaaactttatttataaagccctttacaATAgacaactggtactcaaagtgcttcacaacaggataaaaacaacaatacataaaacaaaacataaaacacaattcagaaatggtaaaagtgctgAGATACTaattcataattatgagatCATAAGTAAAAAATATGAGATAGTATCAAGtcaaaatttatttttattaagtggcggaaacgggccACTTAATAATTAtatcataattatgagatactaattcataaatatagctgcaagcagcgatgtgggggtcctagcagaatggcacaatagggaaggcttgggccgctcaggaaggcgtcatgagtccatgcaccaagttagGCATCGAtatatcaatgcatcgcagagatacggccaaatgtcccatttgcgcgtttcggcatggagtttgattggctgccgcggttacacggaagctaaacaaaaaaatccacataataacttatgtgcggcttggtctgaagattctatgtgccaagtctcgtggagattggacaatctgagtggcctgaaatgctttttgaaggtttttgtttaaattcaaaatggcggacaatccaagatggcgcaaatgacgtcatgatgtgctttgacctcgtccttatccagggattctactggtacctcatttgtgaaatgtggaccaaggggtccaaagatatgagcaaaaatgcatttttgctacatatagcgccacctataggccgaacgtcaccagtCTTCTTGGGCcacttaccttagcagtcttgagtctgtgtcataagtttgacgtcatgatatcaaatggttgccaagatatgacctcacttccggtttgggggcgtcaacctcgagtttgattggcttttatggaaaatcggaagcctaattaaaaattccacacgataacttttgtgcggcttggtcttaagagtctatatgccaagtttcgtgataattggacaatcactgtgacctgaaatgcttttttaagctttttgataaaattcaaaatggcggaaaatctaagtatacgcaaattgacgtcatagggtgcgttggactcgtcatgatccaaggattccaacgatgccttgtttgtgaaatttggaccaagtagtccaaagttattaggctgaatgcactttgaactttggcgtgttggtggcgctagagagtaagctcttggtgcatgaaaattcttgatattggctttggcacttggctgattacgtgtgccaaatttcacaactttttaccatagcgttcatggggctgccatagacttcaattgcagcagaaacggatcaataataataggaaaagctactaactcaatgggttcctgcagcttcgctgctaggacccccaattatgagatactaactcgaaattatgagatactaattcataattatgagatagtatttctaaatgtatttttataaagtggcggaaacgggcttccatactTTTCTGAGGGTAAGTATGATGGAGCTCTTTAAGCCACAAGGAAACACCAGGGGGCTCCCCACTTTTCCAGCGAATGGCTAAACATTTATTAGCTGCAATTAGCCAGTAAGCTAAAGCGAACTTTGTCCCTCACATTGATTGATAAAACTGAGACGTCCCCCAGTAGCGTCAGTCAGGGTTGTGTTGTACCCACACAATTCCTTTAATATTGTTTAAGATGGACCTCCAGTAATGTTCCAGACAACTACATGTCCATAACATACGTAGAAGAGTCCCTTTTTCCGTCTTACATCTAGGACAATATTCTGAATAGCTACTACTTGTGTTGTGAAGGCGTTGAGGTGTCAGGTGAACCCTGTGTATAAGGTTAAACTTTAAAATTTTGGGCCAGTTATTATAGAAGGACTGAGAACTATCACAAATCAGCTTCCATTCAGAGTCCTCGAACGAATAGCCGATGTCCACTTCCCATTTAACCTTTGCATTAAGGACTTTACTTTCTGTAAGGCTCATGAGTCTGTTATAGGCAAAGGACAGAAAACCCTTAGAATTATGTTTTTCTCGCATCATAGTATCTATCTGGAGTTTCCCACCCAGTTGTACTCTGATATAATCTCTAACCTGTAGATATTTAAAAAGGTGCGCTGAAGAGAGTCCAAAAGAGGATCTCAATTGTTCAAAGGATTTCGATTTATTGTGCTCATACAGATCATATCATCATACCAGTCCACACTTCACTCTTTTGTGTGTGGACAGGTGTCTTTtataacaagttcaaacatttAAAGAGTGGGAGGATAGGACGGCTTCTTAAAGACCAACTAACAGGTCTGTGGGAGCCAGAATTGAATCGTTAAATGATCTTACAGTGCAGCTACGATGAAAATGACAGAGCTCTCCATTCTTTGTGAGCAGGGAAACTGCATTTCAGTTCAGGATGGATGCAGAGCGCCCTCTGGTGGATCAGAGGAGTAGGATTTAATCTGTCTGTTTGTGGTGTTTCTTCATGTAAACGACCTGAAACGATGAGCTGAAGTGTTTTATCCGTgctgaaggtcttaaccagttcagttgattgaatgaaacacgtcagctgtgctgctgcagggttggaacagaaacctgcagccactccggccctttcacggatcagtttgagacccctgATCTAATCGCTCCAAGGAGCCATTTTATGTGAGACGCGTCTTGTGCACGTTGTGTAGAAACAACAAAGATTTAACCCAGACGCATGGATACGTCAGAGTTTAGTCATTCGCTCTGCAGATAAAACGACACCAAAcatccagaggtgggtagagcagccaaaaaatgtactcaagtaaaagtactgttactttagaataatatgactcaagtaaaagtaaaaaatagtCATTCGGAAAATTTCCGGTAAATTTCCATGGGAAGTTAAGCTTGGGAATATTGGATACATTCCATATTGGAAACTTTCCATTGGAATTATGGGAACTAATGGGAATTTAGGAGAACTAACTGGGAATATATTATATCcaagcataaatataaacagaagtcataagaaaacatccatacaaaatgttttcagcAGATTTATTTGTAAGAAGAGTAGAACACGTTCTAATTACTTGTTTTGtggatgaacaaaaacaggagtGTTGGGTTCAATATTACCCATCCCCTAACCCCACTCATTcaaaaatgcccccccccccccgccaatCCAAAAATCTacacaaagtccaattcaaaatgttaaatgaaaaatgccaCTCTTCCTCCAAAACATCCCATTAAACATGCAAATCTTCCTTCAAGCAATCCTCTGCATTTTTGCTCAGTCAACAGACTCTTCCTGGGCCTCATCAACATCCAACAACACGTCCCCTTCCTCAACATCCAACTCTGAGTCTTCCTCTTCAGTGTCACTTTCCAGCCTTGTTGAGGGTGGCTCTGTGTCAGGCTCAAAGAGCCTTTAGGTTTGCGCGAACCTGTTGCCAACCTTTGTGTGGGTGTTGCCAAACACCAGATGCGCTCGGAGGCGGCTGATGATGGTGGGATTTGGAGGATGATGGAGGCTGCAGGTAGCCTGGCTGACAcgtccacatctggatgagatggtggtctgggaactaggtgtgcattttctcgtatttgaggcgtggtttacgaatgcctagagccgtttattgggcgctacgaatgtctatcaaatggcgtctggttcttcccatgctgctttgcgcgcgattcatagccaattgtatcacttataccagatgacgtatgtagagcgacagaaattcgacgaggaagaaggcaatgaaatctttcaacgccaaacgttgctcttttttaaaaagtaaacttgcgttctaagctacttaaaacactttctaaggctgcatcgaacggtaacgttgtgtccgctgccatgttggattaacactctacaagcttcggtgtcgcgcatagacgtcgtcatcgtcttgctgccccccccattctgtgattggttccctaactcaggcaaaaatatgggcggtggtttccaggctgcctttgcagtgtgaatgaaatcgatcgcaaagcagcatgggaattcccaggctaggctACAGGTGCAAGGGCCTCAGATTCAAGTCATGATTATGCTAAAATATACTTTCCTCAACTATATTTAAGTTCCCTAGAAGAGCCAACCTTCAATTTTGAAAATTCCCAGTTTATTCCCATAAATTCCCAGTTTATTCCCTTaaattcccatggaaagtttccgTCTTTGAAAATTCCGGGAATTTTGCAACCCTAGTGAGAAGGCACAGAACTGGTCCCAGAGCTCGTTTTCTTTTTGCTCCGCAGAGTGGAAACTACACCTTCAACAGAGCCAAGCTGATGAACGCAGGTTTCCGGGAGGCCATGATGGAGGAGGACTGGGACTGCCTCTTCTTCCACGACGTCGACCTCATTCCCGAGGACGATCGCAATCTGTACGTGTGCGACGCCAACCCCAAGCACGCGGCCATCGCCATGGACAAGTTCGGCTACAAGTAGGTTTGCGTAGCGTCGGCTCCTCGTGGGCGGCTCGTTCTGTGGGAGGCTAACCATTTGTTTCTGTGCTCTTCGTCCCCTCCAGGCTTCCGTACAAGATGTACTTTGGAGGCGTGTCCGCTCTGTCGCCGCTGCACTACCTCAAGATGAACGGCTTTCCCAACAACTACTGGGGCTGGGGTGGCGAGGACGATGATATTGGAACCAGGTGAGACGGCACGGGCGACGCATCCCGCCATCAAACCTCGATTCAGAGCAGAGTTTTACATCTTTAGACGAGGCTTTCATGCTGCTGGTTTGTGTTCTCAGGGTGTCTCTGGCTGGGATGTACATCACCCGCCCGTCGCTGAAGGTCGGCCGCTACAAGATGATCAAACACAAGCTGGACCGCGGCAACGAAGTGAACCCAAAGAGGTACCGAAGGTCCTTAAAGTCCACACAGATATCGGGTCAGGTTGCTTTAGTTGCACCGATAACATCCAACAGAGCAACATCGTATCCGCTAAAAAACACGCGAAAGATCCTAAAGCTGAAAGAGGTCGAAGCGCTCCGGCAGCAGCCAATCACGTCTAATTATTCATCCGTAGAATAAAACCTGATCTACAAAATAAATTCAATCAGAAACAAagcttctaaaaaaaaactgtccagATGGGAGGAGaagattaaagggacagttcgcctcttttgacatgaagctgtgtaacatcccatatcagcaacatcatttctgaacatcttcttaccccctgctgcgtcctgtgagcagagttccagcctcgttttggtgttgatgaaggtagtccggctagttgtgtgtatgtgtgtgtttttaacttttggagggactgtgaactccttgattcatccagaataagtAAGTAACATTTGTCTTGTGTA
This window harbors:
- the LOC142380470 gene encoding beta-1,4-galactosyltransferase 3, which codes for MIALQSKWRYLFMFLGIQLVVMALLSREGYHKRVNYFIRIFRKTDTTGPPLRNRTASGVVGGDVYANLSHLSRAHGHGDDMPYCPKTSPFIGGPIHVSFPSGLTLAEVQRKNPLVVRGGRYRPPDCLARHRTAIIIPHRHREHHLKFLLYYLHPFLQRQQLSYGIYVIHQSGNYTFNRAKLMNAGFREAMMEEDWDCLFFHDVDLIPEDDRNLYVCDANPKHAAIAMDKFGYKLPYKMYFGGVSALSPLHYLKMNGFPNNYWGWGGEDDDIGTRVSLAGMYITRPSLKVGRYKMIKHKLDRGNEVNPKRFNMLAKTRGTWKMDGMNTVDYEVISRQHLPLYTNITVNIGTVDGLHPPPQAPPHKAADKPAAGAAAKL